GTTGGTCAAAAGTATAATCTCGAAGTTCTTTGTCCAGTTGATGACAAAGGTGTTATGACAGACGAGGCGCCAGGATTTGAAGGTTTATTCTATGATAAAGCTAACAAGCCGATCACAGAAGCATTAGAAGAAGCGGGAGCTTTATTGAAGCTGAAATTTATCACACACTCCTATCCGCATGACTGGAGAACGAAAAAACCGGTTATTTTCCGTGCGACAGCACAATGGTTTGCGTCTATTAAAGATTTCAGACAAGACTTGCTTAACGCAGTCCAAGAAACAAAATGGGTTCCGGCATGGGGAGAAACAAGATTATTCAATATGGTTCGCGACCGCGGTGACTGGTGTATTTCCAGACAGCGTGCATGGGGTGTTCCGATTCCGGTATTTTATGCTGAAAATGGTGACAGCATCATAACAGACGAAACAATTGAGCATATCTCTAACTTGTTTAGAGAGCATGGTTCAAATATCTGGTTTGAAAGAACTGCAAACGAACTTCTTCCAGAAGGCTTCACACATCCTGGCAGCCCGAATGGAAACTTTACAAAAGAAACAGATATCATGGATGTTTGGTTCGATTCTGGTTCTTCTCATCAATCTGTACTAGAAGAAAGAGAAGAATTGCAAAGACCTGCAGACCTTTACTTGGAAGGTTCTGACCAATATCGCGGGTGGTTTAACTCCTCCCTATCTACAGCTGTAGCTGTAACAGGCAAAGCGCCATATAAAGGTGTATTAAGCCATGGCTTCGTTTTAGACGGTGAAGGCAGAAAAATGAGTAAGTCTCTTGGAAACGTTATGGTTCCTTCAAAAGTAATGAATCAGCTTGGTGCTGATATCTTGCGTTTATGGGTAGCTTCTGTTGATTTCCAAGCAGACGTGCGTGTATCTGATGCTATCTTGAAGCAAGTAACAGAAGGTTACCGCAAAATCAGAAACACATTCCGTTTCTTACTTGGAAACCTTGCTGACTTCAACCCAGCAGAAAATGCTGTTGCGTATGAAAACTTGCGTGAAGTAGATCAGTATATGTTAGTGAAGCTGAATAATCTAATCAAAAATGTTACAGTATCCTATGATAAATTTGAGTTCTCAACTATTTACTCAGATATCAACAATTTCTGTACATTAGACTTGAGCTCCTTCTACCTTGATTTCTCAAAAGATGTCCTTTATATTGAAGCGGCAGATAATCATGAAAGAAGAGCTATTCAAACTGTATTGTATGAAAGCTTGATTGCATTAGTGAAATTGATGGCGCCGATTCTTCCGCACACAGCAGAAGAAGTTTGGGAGCATATCACATCTGTTAAAGAAGAAAGTGTGCAGCTGACAGACTTCCCAGAATATGTGGAATATGACAACGCACAAGCTCTAACAGAAAAATGGAGCAAGTTCCTAAACTTGCGCGATGACGTGTTAAAAGCTTTAGAAGAAGCCCGCAATCAAAAAGTAATCGGTAAATCACTTGCAGCGAAAGTTTCCCTGTATGTACGTGAAGATGCGAAAGAATTGCTGGATTCCATCGAAGAGAACTTGAAGCAGCTGTTCATCGTGTCAGGCTTTGAAATTGCTGGTAAGTTTGAGGAAGCTCCAGACAATGCGCTGAAATTAGAAAATACTGCTATTGTCGTTGCAAAAGCAGAAGGAGAAACATGTGATAGATGCTGGACAGTAACACTTGATGTTGGAACTGTTGAAGAACATCCAACATTATGTGCTCGCTGTGCAACAGTAGTACAAGAAAATTATTAATATGTTAACATTCCGGCGAAAGCCGGAATGTTTTTTTTGGTCAGTTTTCCCTTCAGCTAAAAAAAATTCCACCTCCGTAAATTGTTGTTATGCCTGTTAAATCTTAAGCCGGTTTTTGAACATCAATTTGGAAAAGCTATCTGTAACAACATAGAAACGGAGGAATTTAGCCATGAACCTTGATGTTGAAAAGCTTTATACAGAACTCCGTATGACACAAATAGAACTACAAGCCACACTTAGAGTGAAAAGATCTTCAAAAATAAACCACTATATTGAGGCAGAGCTGCTGGATGTGGAAGAATCAATGCGCAGGCTGGAAAATGGCCAATTCGGAACATGTGAAATTTCAGGAGAATTAATGCCTGCAGAATTATTGCAGCTTGTGCCCACCATCAAATCAAAAAAAGATTTGGAACAAATGCAAACCTACTACAGAAAGTCCTTGCACTAAAGAAAACTTACATTATTTAAAGGAACCCTTAGAAAAATAAGCTTCAAGACGGCACAAGCTATCGTTTTTAAGTAGTTTATGCTAAAATGCTAAAGGAGACTCGAGAATTGGAGGAAACTTTAGTGTTTTATTACATAATTGCACTTATAATCATTGCATTGGATCAATGGACAAAATGGCTTGTGGCAACGAAGATGGAACTTGGAGAAAGCATTACTGTCATTGAGAATTTCTTCTATATAACATCCCATCGCAACAGCGGTGCTGCTTGGGGGATTTTGGAAGGGCAAATGACATTCTTCTATATCATCACAGCAGTTGTTATTGTCGGCATCGTTTATTTCATCCAGAAAGGTGCAAAAGGCAAGTTGCTTTATGGAGTTTCCTTAGGCCTGATTCTTGGCGGGGCTATCGGAAACTTTATTGACCGCGTCAGACATCAGTATGTCGTGGACTTTGTAAATACGTATATCTTCAATTATGATTTTCCTATATTTAATATTGCAGACTCATCTTTAGTAATTGGTGTTATATTGCTTATCATTGTGATGCTAAAGGAGGAAAGAGAAGCAAAGAAGGAGAAAGAAAATGGAAAAAAGGGAACATATCATTCAGAGTGAACAAGTAAGTGAAAGAATAGATAAAATCGTTTCAACTATCAACAAAGAATGGTCGCGCACACAAGTGCAGCAATGGATTAAGGACGGCCATGTGACTGTGAACGGCAATGTGGTAAAGACAAAGTACAAAGGCATCTTGAATGATGTTGTTACAATTGAAATTCCAGAATTAACAGAGCTTGATGTTCTGCCAGAGGAAATGGATTTGGAAGTGTATTATGAGGATAGTGACGTCATTGTCGTCAACAAACCAAAAGGGATGGTTGTACATCCTGCCCCTGGTCATGTAACAGGAACACTTGTAAACGGCTTGATGGCCCATTGTAAAGATCTTTCTGGAATTAATGGTGTCATGCGTCCAGGGATTGTCCACCGCATTGACAAAGATACGTCCGGTCTATTAATGGTTGCCAAAAATGATGCAGCTCATGAAA
This DNA window, taken from Niallia sp. Man26, encodes the following:
- the ileS gene encoding isoleucine--tRNA ligase, which produces MEYKDTLLMPKTAFPMRGNLPNREPEIQAKWNEMNIYEKVQERTSGRPLYVLHDGPPYANGDIHIGHALNKILKDFIVRFKSMTGFQAPYVPGWDTHGLPIEQALTNKGVKRKEMTIAEFRKLCEEYALGQIDSQREQFKRLGVRADWENPYITLKPAYEAQQIKVFGEMAKKGYIYKGKKPVYWSPTSESALAEAEIEYQDKQSPSIYVGFKVKDGKNVLSEDVQIVIWTTTPWTIPANLGISVHPDLTYVVVEEKGNKYLVAKDLLEAVKTEVAWEEAAIIQEVQGSELEYIKALHPLYDRESLVMLGEHVTTDAGTGCVHTAPGHGEDDFIVGQKYNLEVLCPVDDKGVMTDEAPGFEGLFYDKANKPITEALEEAGALLKLKFITHSYPHDWRTKKPVIFRATAQWFASIKDFRQDLLNAVQETKWVPAWGETRLFNMVRDRGDWCISRQRAWGVPIPVFYAENGDSIITDETIEHISNLFREHGSNIWFERTANELLPEGFTHPGSPNGNFTKETDIMDVWFDSGSSHQSVLEEREELQRPADLYLEGSDQYRGWFNSSLSTAVAVTGKAPYKGVLSHGFVLDGEGRKMSKSLGNVMVPSKVMNQLGADILRLWVASVDFQADVRVSDAILKQVTEGYRKIRNTFRFLLGNLADFNPAENAVAYENLREVDQYMLVKLNNLIKNVTVSYDKFEFSTIYSDINNFCTLDLSSFYLDFSKDVLYIEAADNHERRAIQTVLYESLIALVKLMAPILPHTAEEVWEHITSVKEESVQLTDFPEYVEYDNAQALTEKWSKFLNLRDDVLKALEEARNQKVIGKSLAAKVSLYVREDAKELLDSIEENLKQLFIVSGFEIAGKFEEAPDNALKLENTAIVVAKAEGETCDRCWTVTLDVGTVEEHPTLCARCATVVQENY
- the lspA gene encoding signal peptidase II, with the protein product MFYYIIALIIIALDQWTKWLVATKMELGESITVIENFFYITSHRNSGAAWGILEGQMTFFYIITAVVIVGIVYFIQKGAKGKLLYGVSLGLILGGAIGNFIDRVRHQYVVDFVNTYIFNYDFPIFNIADSSLVIGVILLIIVMLKEEREAKKEKENGKKGTYHSE
- a CDS encoding RluA family pseudouridine synthase translates to MEKREHIIQSEQVSERIDKIVSTINKEWSRTQVQQWIKDGHVTVNGNVVKTKYKGILNDVVTIEIPELTELDVLPEEMDLEVYYEDSDVIVVNKPKGMVVHPAPGHVTGTLVNGLMAHCKDLSGINGVMRPGIVHRIDKDTSGLLMVAKNDAAHESLVNQLVAKTVTRKYKALVHGSIPHDYGTVDAPIGRDPKDRQKMAVVDNGKHAVTHFHVLERIGEYTFIECQLETGRTHQIRVHMKYIGFPLAGDPKYGPKKTIDIGGQALHAGILGFDHPRTGEYIEFEAPLPKDFEELLDNIRNNR